In Kineococcus rhizosphaerae, the following proteins share a genomic window:
- a CDS encoding ferritin-like domain-containing protein, with amino-acid sequence MFGNKLVKTMIDRSAETDSDRRNFLRTAGLAGLGVAGAAAVGTGGASSAFADSNPPSSAQPNGQTANGELISDATILNFALNLEYLEAEFYSWAAFGHGLAAGDIDGNYNTGAVNGGAKVRFATPSIRKIAEDIARDEVAHVKFLRAALGTVKVARPTIDLVGSFTAAATAAGLVKPGQKFNPFADESSFLLGAFLFEDVGVTAYKGAAPLISNKTYLDAAAGILAFEAYHAATIRTTLVARGQGPAADAISNARDSLDGPTDLDQGVDGPNGSTIVAPGDANGVAYSRTFGQVLNVVFLNPGKTNKGGFFPQGVNGDIRSSDAH; translated from the coding sequence GTGTTCGGAAACAAGCTTGTCAAGACCATGATCGATCGCAGTGCCGAGACCGACAGCGACCGTCGCAACTTCCTGCGCACCGCCGGCCTGGCCGGACTCGGCGTCGCGGGGGCCGCCGCCGTGGGCACCGGCGGTGCCTCGTCCGCCTTCGCCGACAGCAACCCGCCCAGCTCGGCCCAGCCGAACGGCCAGACGGCCAACGGTGAACTCATCTCGGACGCCACCATCTTGAACTTCGCCCTGAACCTCGAGTACCTCGAGGCGGAGTTCTACTCCTGGGCCGCGTTCGGTCACGGCCTCGCGGCCGGTGACATCGACGGCAACTACAACACCGGTGCCGTGAACGGTGGGGCGAAGGTCCGCTTCGCCACTCCGTCGATCCGCAAGATCGCGGAGGACATCGCCCGCGACGAGGTCGCCCACGTGAAGTTCCTGCGCGCCGCGCTGGGCACCGTGAAGGTGGCGCGACCCACCATCGACCTCGTGGGTTCCTTCACCGCCGCCGCGACGGCGGCGGGTCTCGTCAAACCCGGCCAGAAGTTCAACCCCTTCGCCGACGAGAGCAGCTTCCTGCTCGGCGCGTTCCTGTTCGAGGACGTCGGCGTCACCGCCTACAAGGGAGCAGCGCCGCTCATCAGCAACAAGACCTACCTCGACGCCGCGGCCGGCATCCTGGCGTTCGAGGCCTACCACGCCGCGACCATCCGGACCACGCTCGTGGCGCGGGGTCAGGGCCCCGCGGCCGACGCCATCTCGAACGCCCGTGACTCCCTGGACGGACCCACCGACCTCGACCAGGGCGTCGACGGCCCGAACGGGAGCACCATCGTCGCCCCGGGCGACGCGAACGGCGTGGCCTACTCGCGGACCTTCGGTCAGGTGCTCAACGTCGTCTTCCTCAACCCGGGCAAGACGAACAAGGGCGGGTTCTTCCCCCAGGGCGTGAACGGCGACATCCGCTCCTCCGACGCGCACTGA
- a CDS encoding SOS response-associated peptidase family protein, with protein MPSSYDVAPTQDARVVLERVPHDDVLAFAGLYELWPHPAEDEDDPDRWLWTSTVLTTRTSDTRGRIHDRSPAIVPPPTCTTTGRTPPSPTSISSNRSSTPCPSRDRPPTRCPPRSNPPPNNSPDLLTPAT; from the coding sequence CTGCCGTCCTCCTACGACGTCGCCCCCACCCAGGACGCCCGCGTCGTCCTCGAACGGGTTCCGCACGACGACGTCCTAGCCTTCGCCGGCCTCTACGAGCTGTGGCCCCATCCCGCCGAGGACGAAGACGACCCCGACCGCTGGCTGTGGACGTCCACCGTCCTGACCACCCGGACCAGCGACACCCGGGGCCGCATCCACGACCGCTCCCCCGCCATCGTGCCCCCCCCGACATGCACGACCACTGGCCGGACCCCACCCTCACCGACCTCGATCTCGTCCAACAGGTCCTCGACGCCCTGCCCGAGCCGAGATCGCCCACCTACGAGGTGTCCACCGCGGTCGAATCCCCCCCCGAACAACAGCCCGGACCTGCTGACCCCGGCCACTTGA
- a CDS encoding class I SAM-dependent methyltransferase gives MSDETRRYWDEQAATFDDEADHGLRDPAVRQAWADLLLPLVPPAARVADLGCGTGSLSVLLAGVGHDAHGVDLSPRMIDAARAKAAAAGVPARFSVADAAAPPVEDGSVDVVLARHVLWAFEDPGEVLGTWTRLLAPGGRLLLVEGRWSTGAGVSAADGEALVRRHREQVQVRMLPEASYWGKDITDERYLLSSTA, from the coding sequence ATGAGCGATGAGACCCGCCGGTACTGGGACGAGCAGGCGGCCACCTTCGACGACGAAGCCGACCACGGCCTGCGCGACCCGGCGGTGCGGCAGGCGTGGGCCGACCTCCTGCTCCCGCTCGTGCCACCGGCAGCACGGGTGGCCGACCTCGGCTGCGGCACCGGCAGCCTGTCCGTGCTGCTGGCCGGGGTCGGCCACGACGCCCACGGCGTCGACCTGTCACCGCGGATGATCGACGCCGCCCGCGCCAAAGCCGCCGCGGCCGGTGTCCCGGCCCGCTTCAGCGTCGCCGACGCCGCCGCCCCGCCCGTGGAGGACGGCTCGGTGGACGTCGTCCTGGCCCGTCACGTCCTGTGGGCGTTCGAGGACCCCGGTGAGGTGCTCGGCACCTGGACCAGGCTGCTCGCCCCCGGCGGGCGGCTGCTGCTGGTGGAAGGCCGCTGGTCCACCGGCGCCGGGGTGAGCGCGGCCGACGGCGAGGCCCTCGTCCGCCGGCACCGTGAACAGGTGCAGGTGCGGATGCTGCCCGAGGCGTCCTACTGGGGCAAGGACATCACCGACGAGCGGTACCTGCTGAGCAGCACGGCCTGA
- a CDS encoding aminoglycoside phosphotransferase family protein has translation MTGADDRGVEVRDGLVHRPVQPWTSTVHRLLVHLHDRLPDLVPRPVGIDGGTETVTFLPGQAGADCWPHQAGEAGLVSAARLLRTVHDASRDHLPAPDATWGAPATTPADVVCHGDPGPWNMAWRNGRAAGLFDWDFAHPGPAIDDVAYALEHLVPFRSDEQAVRWHGFTAPPDRPRRLRRFLQAYGWDEPPAVQVLVDAVIARQQRTIDAVAELARRGVQPQQRWVREGHLEELAERIRWSQTHRHLLDP, from the coding sequence GTGACCGGAGCCGATGACCGGGGTGTCGAGGTGCGTGACGGCCTCGTGCACCGGCCGGTGCAACCGTGGACCTCGACCGTGCACCGGCTGCTCGTCCACCTGCACGACCGCCTACCGGACCTGGTCCCCCGGCCGGTCGGCATCGACGGCGGCACCGAGACCGTCACCTTCCTGCCGGGGCAGGCAGGTGCGGACTGCTGGCCGCACCAGGCCGGCGAGGCCGGGCTCGTCTCCGCAGCGCGACTCCTGCGCACCGTGCACGACGCCAGCCGTGACCACCTCCCCGCACCGGACGCCACCTGGGGCGCTCCGGCGACGACACCCGCGGACGTCGTCTGCCACGGCGACCCCGGCCCGTGGAACATGGCGTGGCGCAACGGTCGGGCCGCCGGACTGTTCGACTGGGACTTCGCCCACCCCGGTCCCGCGATCGACGACGTCGCCTACGCCCTGGAGCACCTCGTACCCTTCCGCAGCGACGAGCAGGCCGTGCGCTGGCACGGGTTCACCGCACCACCGGACCGGCCCCGGCGGCTGCGTCGGTTCCTGCAGGCGTACGGCTGGGACGAACCGCCAGCCGTCCAGGTCCTGGTCGACGCGGTCATCGCCCGCCAGCAGCGCACCATCGACGCGGTCGCCGAGCTGGCCCGGCGCGGGGTGCAGCCGCAGCAGCGGTGGGTGCGCGAGGGCCACCTCGAGGAGCTGGCGGAGCGGATCCGCTGGAGCCAGACCCACCGGCACCTGCTGGATCCCTGA
- a CDS encoding nucleotidyltransferase domain-containing protein, translating into MSDELGSWSPLDPDEVARLLHGAEVPWWIAGGWAIDLHLGRQTRPHEDVDVLVLRPHLPRLREQLAGWDLHAADPPGTLRPWPVDEELPPGVHDVWCRPAPAADWCLQLMVDDLADGAGGGEGEWVYRRDPRVHRPWRTLSGPASDAQRAVLAPEVQLFHKSADPRTKDEDDFALTVGELDGPRRAWLIEALQLTDTRHPWIGQLQSAASV; encoded by the coding sequence GTGAGCGACGAGCTGGGGTCGTGGTCGCCGCTGGATCCCGACGAGGTGGCCCGCCTGCTGCACGGTGCTGAGGTGCCCTGGTGGATCGCCGGTGGCTGGGCGATCGACCTGCACCTGGGACGACAGACCCGCCCGCACGAGGACGTCGACGTCCTGGTGCTGCGCCCGCACCTGCCCAGGCTGCGCGAGCAACTCGCCGGGTGGGACCTGCACGCCGCCGACCCACCCGGCACGTTGCGGCCCTGGCCGGTCGACGAGGAGTTGCCGCCCGGCGTGCACGACGTCTGGTGCCGACCCGCACCGGCCGCGGACTGGTGCCTGCAGCTGATGGTCGACGACCTCGCCGACGGCGCTGGTGGCGGTGAGGGGGAGTGGGTGTACCGGCGGGATCCACGGGTCCACCGTCCCTGGCGCACGCTGAGCGGTCCCGCCTCCGACGCGCAGCGGGCCGTCCTGGCCCCGGAGGTGCAGCTGTTCCACAAGAGCGCCGACCCGCGAACGAAGGACGAGGACGACTTCGCCCTCACAGTCGGGGAGTTGGACGGCCCACGCCGTGCCTGGCTGATCGAGGCCCTCCAGCTGACCGACACCAGACACCCGTGGATCGGGCAGCTGCAGAGTGCCGCGTCGGTGTGA
- a CDS encoding class I SAM-dependent methyltransferase: MTDRDVVAEWARRFCEPTVGWSFAAFEGSVSSQDPPWSYSDLARRLLPAARSALDLGTGGGEQLLGLVDVLPPDTHATEGWAPNVTIAREALAPAGIDVRAHSAERGEQLPYRAGRFDVVMSRHAAYDATDVARVLRPGGVFLTQQVDGRNLADLAAVFGTDPAYPDTMLPVCARKAQDAGLRVERAQEWSGPIRFADVATLLSYLRMMPWQLPVDFTVERYASQLLQLERRAEPLVFTEVRFLLIARRD, translated from the coding sequence GTGACTGATCGAGACGTCGTCGCCGAGTGGGCGCGCCGGTTCTGCGAACCGACCGTGGGCTGGTCGTTCGCCGCCTTCGAGGGGAGCGTCAGCAGCCAGGACCCACCGTGGTCGTACAGCGACCTGGCCCGCCGGCTCCTGCCTGCAGCCCGGTCGGCGTTGGACCTCGGGACCGGTGGGGGCGAGCAGCTCCTGGGCCTGGTCGACGTCCTGCCACCTGACACGCACGCCACCGAGGGGTGGGCGCCGAACGTCACCATCGCTCGGGAGGCTCTGGCACCCGCGGGCATCGACGTCCGCGCGCACAGCGCGGAGCGGGGTGAGCAGTTGCCGTACCGGGCGGGCCGTTTCGACGTCGTGATGTCGCGGCACGCCGCCTACGACGCCACCGACGTCGCCCGGGTTCTGCGCCCTGGCGGGGTCTTCCTGACCCAGCAGGTCGACGGACGCAACCTGGCGGACCTGGCCGCCGTCTTCGGTACCGATCCGGCGTACCCCGACACGATGCTGCCCGTGTGCGCACGAAAGGCCCAGGACGCCGGCCTGCGCGTCGAGAGGGCGCAGGAGTGGAGCGGGCCGATCCGGTTCGCGGACGTGGCCACGCTGCTGTCGTACCTGCGGATGATGCCGTGGCAGCTTCCGGTGGACTTCACCGTTGAGCGGTACGCGTCGCAACTGCTGCAGCTCGAGCGGCGGGCTGAGCCACTGGTCTTCACCGAGGTCCGCTTCCTGCTGATCGCCCGACGCGACTGA
- a CDS encoding GrpB family protein: MPGPAVLQPYDPDWPIRAARLLTAVQQVLAPLEVAEAFDHIGSTSVPGLAAKAYLDLQVLVRELPEPSVVDDALAAAGFVPAVGARPDSPGVHRDIPRGSQVVPAGVWRKRLFVHDIDGPGAAILHVRLSASPWGRYTVWFRDWLRAHPQARDSYADFKATAAAEHAGDADFDDYTRAKTAFFDRVQEEFEAWGRRT; this comes from the coding sequence GTGCCCGGACCTGCGGTGCTGCAGCCCTACGACCCCGACTGGCCGATCCGTGCAGCCCGGCTGCTCACCGCCGTGCAGCAGGTGCTGGCGCCGCTCGAGGTCGCCGAAGCCTTCGACCACATCGGCTCCACGTCGGTGCCCGGGCTGGCGGCCAAGGCCTACCTCGACCTGCAGGTGCTCGTCAGGGAGCTTCCCGAACCGAGCGTCGTCGACGACGCCCTCGCCGCGGCCGGTTTCGTTCCCGCGGTCGGCGCCCGCCCGGACTCCCCGGGGGTCCACCGCGACATCCCGCGTGGTTCGCAGGTCGTGCCTGCCGGCGTGTGGCGCAAGCGCCTGTTCGTCCACGACATCGACGGGCCGGGAGCGGCGATCCTGCACGTGCGACTGAGCGCCTCGCCGTGGGGCAGGTACACGGTGTGGTTCCGCGACTGGCTGCGCGCCCACCCGCAAGCCCGGGACAGCTACGCCGACTTCAAGGCCACGGCTGCTGCCGAGCACGCCGGTGATGCCGACTTCGACGACTACACCCGCGCCAAGACCGCGTTCTTCGACCGGGTGCAGGAGGAGTTCGAGGCGTGGGGACGTCGGACGTGA
- a CDS encoding DUF3626 domain-containing protein has product MTRVPSAATPAQRAIGHVTRYADGGPVDPTWRITVHFHPDRLTAGVPILRAMAGDGRYRSQFETGTSNGGLSARPGGDRWHWESRLFAGAYDTAPPRARPVYGSLNHRHRPTGGSPRFGSAHLRLRAATLVRATFCYPDSVFDPVHLGTAEHMSLTDLADADTAAGAVDPLDDYVEAHVHGGVRFERDVEALVLDPCYRGSDVEADARRLWDHLGVDLEWHPGFATTLDVLSQHPDYRGEHVVEAAARIAVDGAVTPRVIGDAARAGREDEQILKRVWHCTARFGSPA; this is encoded by the coding sequence GTGACCCGTGTCCCGTCCGCCGCGACACCAGCCCAGCGAGCCATCGGCCACGTCACCCGGTACGCCGACGGCGGTCCCGTCGACCCCACGTGGCGGATCACCGTGCACTTCCACCCCGACCGGTTGACCGCCGGGGTTCCGATCCTGCGAGCCATGGCCGGCGACGGGCGCTACCGCTCCCAGTTCGAGACCGGCACCAGCAACGGCGGCCTGAGCGCCCGCCCCGGCGGGGACCGCTGGCACTGGGAATCACGCCTGTTCGCCGGTGCCTACGACACCGCGCCGCCCCGGGCCCGTCCGGTCTACGGCTCGCTGAACCACCGCCACCGCCCCACCGGTGGCTCCCCCCGTTTCGGCTCCGCCCACCTGCGCCTGAGGGCGGCGACCCTGGTGCGCGCCACCTTCTGCTACCCCGACAGCGTCTTCGACCCGGTGCACCTGGGCACCGCCGAGCACATGAGCCTGACCGACCTGGCCGACGCGGACACCGCCGCCGGCGCCGTCGACCCCCTGGACGACTACGTCGAAGCCCACGTCCACGGCGGTGTCCGTTTCGAGCGCGATGTCGAAGCCCTCGTGCTGGATCCCTGTTACCGCGGCAGCGACGTCGAAGCCGACGCCCGACGGCTGTGGGACCACCTCGGCGTGGACCTGGAGTGGCACCCCGGTTTCGCCACCACCCTCGACGTCCTCTCCCAGCACCCCGACTACCGCGGCGAGCACGTCGTCGAGGCCGCCGCACGCATCGCCGTCGACGGCGCCGTGACCCCACGCGTCATCGGTGACGCCGCCCGCGCGGGCCGCGAGGACGAGCAGATCCTCAAGCGCGTCTGGCACTGCACCGCCCGCTTCGGCTCCCCCGCCTGA
- a CDS encoding tyrosine-type recombinase/integrase → MTPPSSGVPEVVTSSTPLLAALSAYDVARLPRKESPHTTDARRRDVAALLPRLQRTDGAELLVADLTVRALRTAFADFSLDHARSSIARCWSTWNGFCSFLLAEDALAGNPMGGVQRPRPERHGPKPLRGERTAELLLTSVATRRPGARDPWPERDLAVVATLLVSGIRSAELLGLRVGDLAGAAGDHRLHVLGKGNAERSVPVEATLAEVLGNYLASRRARFARPATLPLDAPMFVDTRGRALTRDQLQYLVRQAYRTAGVHDRVARGALVHALRHTFATEVVAAGASAVEVMRLLGHQSLTTSQQYIDVAAQELRSAAAANRAYAALRDVRERADA, encoded by the coding sequence ATGACTCCCCCGTCGTCCGGGGTTCCCGAGGTCGTCACCTCCTCGACGCCGCTGCTCGCCGCTCTGAGCGCCTACGACGTCGCCCGGCTCCCCCGCAAGGAATCCCCCCACACCACCGACGCCCGCCGGCGCGACGTCGCGGCGCTGCTGCCCCGGCTGCAGCGCACCGACGGCGCCGAACTCCTCGTCGCCGACCTGACGGTCCGCGCGCTGCGCACGGCCTTCGCCGACTTCTCCCTCGACCACGCCCGCAGTTCCATCGCGCGGTGCTGGTCGACGTGGAACGGGTTCTGCTCGTTCCTGCTGGCCGAGGACGCGCTGGCGGGCAACCCGATGGGGGGCGTGCAGCGGCCGCGACCCGAACGCCACGGCCCCAAACCCCTGCGCGGCGAACGCACCGCCGAGCTCCTGCTGACCTCCGTCGCGACGCGACGGCCGGGGGCCCGCGACCCGTGGCCCGAGCGGGACCTGGCGGTCGTGGCGACGTTGCTGGTCAGCGGGATCCGCAGCGCCGAACTGCTCGGCCTGCGGGTGGGCGACCTGGCCGGTGCCGCCGGGGACCACCGGCTGCACGTCCTGGGCAAGGGCAACGCCGAACGCAGCGTCCCGGTCGAGGCGACGCTGGCCGAGGTGCTGGGCAACTACCTCGCCTCCCGCCGGGCCCGGTTCGCCCGCCCTGCGACGCTGCCGCTGGACGCGCCCATGTTCGTCGACACCCGCGGCCGGGCCCTGACGCGCGACCAGCTGCAGTACCTGGTGCGGCAGGCCTACCGGACCGCCGGCGTCCACGACCGGGTCGCGCGCGGAGCCCTCGTGCACGCCCTGCGGCACACCTTCGCCACCGAGGTCGTGGCCGCCGGAGCCAGCGCCGTGGAGGTCATGCGCCTGCTGGGGCACCAGAGCCTGACGACGTCGCAGCAGTACATCGACGTCGCCGCGCAGGAGCTGCGCTCGGCGGCCGCGGCCAACCGCGCCTACGCCGCGCTGCGCGACGTGCGCGAACGCGCTGACGCGTAG
- a CDS encoding MarR family winged helix-turn-helix transcriptional regulator — translation MPTEGPPPSRDAPSDAVRAAHDLRVLLSRLRRRLLEVQGSDDLPAGAISVLLRLDKDGPSTAAALAAAERIRPQSTAATIAALQEQGLVDRRPDPDDGRRLLVDLTAAGRDRVAGDRAARGAWLTQAFQTRYSDGERAEVVRALALLERLLAE, via the coding sequence GTGCCGACCGAGGGACCCCCGCCGTCGCGCGACGCGCCGTCCGACGCCGTGCGCGCCGCCCACGACCTGCGCGTCCTGCTCAGCCGCCTGCGCCGTCGCCTCCTGGAGGTCCAGGGCTCCGACGACCTGCCCGCCGGCGCGATCTCGGTCCTGCTGCGCCTGGACAAGGACGGCCCCAGCACCGCCGCGGCCCTGGCCGCCGCCGAACGCATCCGTCCCCAGTCCACGGCGGCCACGATCGCCGCCCTCCAGGAGCAGGGCCTGGTGGACCGCCGGCCCGACCCCGACGACGGCCGGCGCCTGCTCGTGGACCTCACCGCCGCCGGCCGCGACCGCGTCGCCGGCGACCGCGCGGCCCGCGGGGCGTGGCTGACGCAGGCCTTCCAGACCCGCTACAGCGACGGCGAACGCGCCGAGGTCGTCCGGGCCCTGGCCCTGCTGGAGAGGTTGCTGGCCGAGTGA
- a CDS encoding MFS transporter, with the protein MRALTKDPARQDPARFDRRLYPPMVLGSILNPINSSMIAVSLVPIARDFGVSAAATAWLVSGLYLATSIGQPVVGRLVDAFGARRVFLVGTSLAGVAGLMGLFAQDLATLVAARVVLGLATCAGYPSSMHLIRREARRTGRDSPAAALTVLSLSAQTMSVVGPTFGGFLVGAAGWRAVFSVNIPLALACLVLGALFLPKERPARSGPLRLDVAGMGLFAAAIVAFLLFLLEPAAAHWYLLAVAGACLAGFVVRELRTEAPFVDLHVLRSTPALSLTYLRQFLSGVFGYSFLYGFTQWLEAGAGFSAERTGLLLLPMSLLAIVVTALTGRRAGIRGKLHVGAAGQLLAAALMLVCHADSPVLLLVAVSLAVGVPQGLLNLANQNALYAAAPPERTASSAGLLRTFFYLGAIVSSAANGLLLAGPDPTAGMHDMATALLAVALAFTALTVADRSLRRPHPGR; encoded by the coding sequence GTGAGGGCCCTCACGAAGGACCCCGCCCGCCAGGACCCGGCCCGCTTCGACCGACGGCTCTACCCGCCGATGGTCCTCGGGTCGATCCTGAACCCGATCAACTCCTCGATGATCGCCGTCTCCCTGGTCCCCATCGCCCGGGACTTCGGGGTCAGCGCCGCCGCGACCGCCTGGCTCGTCTCGGGCCTGTACCTGGCGACGTCCATCGGCCAGCCCGTCGTGGGCCGCCTCGTCGACGCCTTCGGCGCCCGCCGCGTCTTCCTCGTCGGCACGTCCCTGGCCGGCGTCGCCGGGCTCATGGGCCTGTTCGCCCAGGACCTGGCGACCCTCGTCGCCGCACGCGTCGTCCTGGGGCTCGCCACCTGCGCCGGGTACCCCTCCTCGATGCACCTCATCCGCCGCGAGGCCCGCCGCACCGGCCGCGACAGCCCCGCCGCGGCCCTGACCGTGCTGTCGTTGTCCGCGCAGACGATGTCCGTCGTCGGGCCCACGTTCGGGGGTTTCCTCGTCGGGGCCGCGGGCTGGCGCGCGGTGTTCTCCGTCAACATCCCCCTCGCCCTGGCCTGCCTCGTCCTCGGAGCCCTGTTCCTGCCGAAGGAGCGACCCGCCCGCTCCGGGCCCCTGCGCCTGGACGTCGCCGGCATGGGACTGTTCGCCGCCGCGATCGTCGCCTTCCTGCTGTTCCTGCTCGAACCCGCTGCGGCCCACTGGTACCTGCTCGCGGTCGCCGGGGCCTGCCTCGCCGGGTTCGTGGTCCGGGAACTGCGCACCGAGGCCCCGTTCGTCGACCTGCACGTCCTGCGCTCGACGCCGGCGCTGTCGCTGACGTACCTGCGCCAGTTCCTCTCCGGGGTGTTCGGGTACTCCTTCCTGTACGGCTTCACCCAGTGGCTCGAGGCCGGCGCCGGGTTCTCCGCCGAACGCACCGGCCTGCTGCTGCTGCCGATGTCGCTGCTGGCGATCGTCGTCACCGCCCTCACCGGCCGCCGCGCCGGGATCCGCGGCAAGCTGCACGTCGGCGCCGCCGGGCAGCTCCTGGCCGCCGCCCTCATGCTCGTGTGCCACGCGGACAGCCCCGTGCTGCTCCTGGTCGCCGTCTCCCTGGCCGTGGGCGTCCCGCAGGGCCTGCTGAACCTGGCCAACCAGAACGCCCTGTACGCCGCGGCTCCCCCCGAACGCACCGCCAGCTCCGCCGGCCTGCTGCGGACCTTCTTCTACCTCGGCGCGATCGTCTCCTCCGCCGCGAACGGGCTGCTGCTGGCCGGACCCGACCCCACCGCGGGCATGCACGACATGGCCACGGCCCTGCTCGCCGTCGCGCTCGCGTTCACCGCGCTCACCGTCGCCGACCGCAGCCTGCGGCGCCCGCACCCCGGCCGCTAA
- a CDS encoding GNAT family N-acetyltransferase, producing the protein MDLPEVSLRLWRPEDAPRLFDLLRRPEVTRWFGESSRAPLTHLEQALQRIEQWALTFDGHLGTWAVLAPDRADPVGSVLLFGAPHALHGEVEVGWYLHPDAQGHGYAAAAAALAVRGAFAAGHHEVWALTHPDNHRSRATAGRAGMRDLGVVDGLWHDGTSQLFVAERTDDDG; encoded by the coding sequence GTGGACCTGCCCGAGGTGAGCCTGCGGCTGTGGCGGCCCGAGGACGCGCCGCGGCTGTTCGACCTGCTGCGCCGCCCGGAGGTGACCCGCTGGTTCGGGGAGTCCTCCCGCGCCCCGCTGACCCACCTCGAGCAGGCCCTGCAGCGCATCGAGCAGTGGGCCCTGACCTTCGACGGCCACCTCGGCACCTGGGCCGTGCTCGCCCCCGACCGCGCCGACCCCGTCGGCAGCGTCCTGCTCTTCGGCGCCCCCCACGCCCTGCACGGCGAGGTCGAGGTCGGCTGGTACCTGCACCCCGACGCCCAGGGCCACGGCTACGCCGCCGCGGCCGCCGCCCTGGCCGTGCGGGGCGCCTTCGCCGCCGGCCACCACGAGGTGTGGGCCCTGACCCACCCGGACAACCACCGCAGCCGCGCCACCGCCGGCCGCGCCGGCATGCGCGACCTCGGCGTCGTCGACGGCCTCTGGCACGACGGCACCTCGCAGCTGTTCGTCGCCGAACGCACCGACGACGACGGGTGA
- a CDS encoding M20/M25/M40 family metallo-hydrolase has protein sequence MSAETSTGQPSRAAEAEVVDLCRDLLRIDTSNYGDGSGPGERVAAEHVMELLHEVGLQPEYVEGFPRRGNVVVRVPGDERGTAERGALLLHGHLDVVPAQAADWKVDPFAGEIADGCLWGRGAVDMKDMDAMLLAVLRDMARTGTRPPRNLVFAFLADEEAAGVQGAQWLVDNRADLFEGVTEAVSEVGGFSVDLDGQRTYLLQTAEKGLAWLRLVAHGRAGHGSQVGTDNAVTRLCAAVTRIGEHTWPLEYTATVRQFLEGVSEITGVRFDEDDPSALLATLGTTARWVGATLQNTSNPTVLDAGYKHNVIPGTASALIDTRFLPGRQEELMATIRELAGERVDVEVVNESVALETEFAAPLVDRMRAALEAEDPGAKVLPYCLSGGTDNKSFSHLGIRGYGFAPLRLPAGMDFAGMFHGIDERVPVDALEFGVRVLQRFVATC, from the coding sequence GTGAGCGCCGAGACCAGCACCGGACAGCCCTCCCGCGCGGCCGAGGCCGAGGTCGTCGACCTGTGTCGCGACCTGCTGCGGATCGACACCTCGAACTACGGCGACGGGTCGGGTCCGGGGGAGCGGGTGGCGGCCGAGCACGTCATGGAGCTGCTGCACGAGGTGGGTCTGCAGCCGGAGTACGTGGAGGGTTTCCCCCGCCGCGGCAACGTGGTCGTGCGGGTCCCCGGCGACGAGCGGGGCACGGCCGAGCGCGGGGCGCTGCTGCTGCACGGGCACCTGGACGTGGTGCCGGCGCAGGCGGCGGACTGGAAGGTCGACCCGTTCGCGGGGGAGATCGCCGACGGGTGCCTGTGGGGCCGCGGCGCGGTGGACATGAAGGACATGGACGCCATGCTGCTGGCGGTCCTGCGCGACATGGCGCGCACGGGCACCAGGCCGCCGCGGAACCTCGTGTTCGCGTTCCTGGCCGACGAGGAGGCCGCGGGCGTGCAGGGCGCGCAGTGGCTGGTGGACAACCGCGCGGACCTGTTCGAGGGGGTCACCGAGGCCGTCAGCGAGGTCGGGGGTTTCTCGGTCGACCTGGACGGTCAGCGCACCTACCTGCTGCAGACGGCGGAGAAGGGCCTGGCGTGGTTGCGGTTGGTGGCGCACGGGCGGGCCGGTCACGGTTCGCAGGTCGGCACCGACAACGCGGTGACGCGGTTGTGCGCGGCGGTCACGCGCATCGGTGAGCACACCTGGCCGCTGGAGTACACCGCCACGGTGCGCCAGTTCCTGGAGGGGGTCTCGGAGATCACCGGGGTCCGCTTCGACGAGGACGACCCGTCGGCGCTGCTGGCCACGCTGGGTACGACGGCGCGGTGGGTGGGGGCGACGCTGCAGAACACGTCGAACCCGACGGTGCTGGACGCGGGGTACAAGCACAACGTGATCCCGGGGACGGCGAGCGCCCTGATCGACACGCGGTTCCTGCCGGGGCGGCAGGAGGAGTTGATGGCCACGATCCGGGAGCTGGCCGGTGAGCGCGTCGACGTGGAGGTCGTGAACGAGTCGGTGGCGCTGGAGACGGAGTTCGCGGCGCCGTTGGTGGACCGGATGCGGGCGGCGCTGGAGGCGGAGGACCCGGGGGCGAAGGTGCTGCCGTACTGCCTGTCGGGGGGTACGGACAACAAGTCGTTCTCGCACCTGGGGATCCGCGGGTACGGGTTCGCGCCGTTGCGGTTGCCGGCGGGGATGGACTTCGCGGGGATGTTCCACGGGATCGACGAGCGGGTTCCGGTGGACGCGCTGGAGTTCGGGGTGCGGGTGCTGCAGCGGTTCGTCGCGACCTGCTGA